A DNA window from Litorivicinus lipolyticus contains the following coding sequences:
- a CDS encoding aminopeptidase P N-terminal domain-containing protein yields the protein MQHFEFDLSLYQSRRAALQAALPANGLLVLVGADEMYRNADVDHPFRQTSDFLYLSGFEEPDAALILTAESSLLLCRPKDETMETWTGFRWGPDAAAEAFGFDHAACSDDLAEVLAETASDADAIGYAFNDERAAGLVQELQAELSKRARQGVVPAAQHFDANPLIHEARLIKSADELAMMRRAGEISARAHRRAMVVASAGVAEYRLQAEIEFEHRVAGSKREAYQAIVAGGDHANTLHYVANDQAIADGELVLIDAGCELNYYAADITRTFPVNGVFSPAQRRVYQIVLDAQLAALEQVRAGRPFNAYHDAAVRVLVAGMVELGLLQGDIDELIEGGDYRRYYMHRTGHWLGMDVHDVGRYADNGEPRALRPGMVLTVEPGLYIRADDKDAPAELRGIGIRIEDDVAVTDGAPDILTAAVPKSIDGIEALMASGSWA from the coding sequence ATGCAGCACTTTGAGTTCGACCTGAGCCTTTATCAATCCCGTCGTGCCGCTTTGCAGGCCGCTTTGCCGGCCAACGGGTTGCTGGTGCTGGTGGGGGCGGACGAGATGTATCGCAACGCCGACGTCGACCACCCCTTCCGGCAAACCTCGGACTTCCTCTACCTCAGTGGCTTTGAAGAGCCGGATGCGGCGCTGATCTTGACCGCCGAGTCGTCGTTGCTGCTGTGTCGCCCAAAAGACGAGACCATGGAAACCTGGACTGGCTTTCGTTGGGGGCCGGATGCGGCGGCCGAGGCTTTTGGCTTTGATCACGCCGCCTGCAGTGATGATTTGGCCGAAGTACTGGCGGAAACGGCCAGCGATGCCGACGCCATTGGGTATGCCTTTAATGACGAGCGTGCGGCCGGGTTGGTTCAGGAGCTGCAGGCGGAACTGTCCAAGCGCGCCCGCCAAGGCGTGGTGCCGGCGGCCCAACACTTCGACGCCAACCCGCTAATTCACGAGGCTCGGCTGATTAAATCGGCTGACGAACTGGCGATGATGCGCCGCGCCGGCGAGATCAGTGCGCGCGCCCACCGCCGTGCCATGGTGGTGGCCAGTGCCGGGGTGGCGGAATACCGGCTGCAGGCGGAAATCGAGTTTGAGCACCGCGTCGCCGGGTCCAAGCGTGAGGCCTACCAAGCCATCGTCGCCGGCGGCGATCATGCCAATACGCTGCACTACGTGGCTAACGATCAGGCCATTGCAGACGGCGAACTGGTGCTGATCGACGCTGGCTGTGAGCTCAATTACTACGCCGCTGACATCACCCGAACCTTTCCGGTTAACGGCGTATTTTCGCCGGCCCAGCGGCGCGTCTATCAAATTGTGTTGGACGCCCAGCTGGCGGCGCTGGAGCAGGTCCGAGCCGGGCGTCCTTTCAATGCCTATCACGATGCCGCTGTGCGCGTGCTGGTGGCCGGGATGGTCGAGTTGGGGCTGCTCCAAGGCGATATTGACGAGCTGATCGAGGGCGGTGATTACCGCCGTTACTACATGCACCGGACCGGGCATTGGCTGGGTATGGACGTGCACGATGTCGGCCGATACGCCGACAATGGCGAGCCGCGTGCATTGCGCCCGGGCATGGTGTTGACGGTCGAGCCGGGGTTGTACATTCGCGCGGATGACAAGGATGCGCCGGCTGAGTTGC
- the dtd gene encoding D-aminoacyl-tRNA deacylase — MKALVQCVESARVRVAATVVGEIGLGALVYLGVERGDSDATADALAAKLAKLRVFSDDQGKTNLALATVGGAALVVSQFTLAARLDKGNRPSFDQAAAPELAERLYLRFAQQLRDSGLAVETGRFRADMKVESINDGPATYWLTS; from the coding sequence ATGAAGGCGTTGGTTCAATGCGTTGAAAGCGCACGCGTTCGGGTCGCCGCCACGGTGGTCGGTGAAATCGGACTGGGCGCCTTGGTCTATTTGGGGGTCGAGCGCGGGGACAGCGACGCCACGGCCGACGCCTTGGCCGCTAAGTTGGCGAAATTGCGGGTCTTTTCTGACGACCAAGGCAAGACCAATTTAGCCCTGGCGACGGTCGGCGGTGCGGCCTTGGTGGTCAGCCAATTCACGCTGGCTGCGCGCCTGGACAAAGGCAATCGCCCCAGTTTTGATCAGGCCGCGGCGCCGGAGTTGGCCGAGCGGCTGTACCTGCGTTTCGCGCAACAATTGCGTGATTCGGGTCTGGCGGTTGAAACTGGGCGCTTTCGGGCCGATATGAAGGTTGAGTCAATCAATGACGGACCAGCCACCTACTGGCTAACGTCCTAG
- the pip gene encoding prolyl aminopeptidase, with amino-acid sequence MRGLYPDLEPYQQHQLPVGGGHSLYIEECGNPDGQPVVFLHGGPGAGAGPAARRFFDPNRYRILVFDQRGCGRSTPNGRVEHNTLTDLIADLETIREHLCVDRWVLFGGSWGSTLALAYAQDFPGRVKGLILRGVFLGRRQDLEWFIGPDGAARLFPDYYADFTAAVAPRVDLADAFFERMFGDNELQARQAASAWTYWESRIATLVPNPFFTKRFAASKGGQTMARIECHYFRDACGLSGRAILDRADRLADIPSIIVQGRQDVVCPPDGAYALHRAWPNSQLQLIPGAAHSASEAPLVDALVRATDQFARL; translated from the coding sequence GTGCGTGGGCTGTATCCGGATCTAGAGCCCTACCAGCAACACCAGTTGCCAGTAGGTGGCGGACACAGCCTATATATCGAGGAATGCGGAAACCCTGACGGCCAGCCGGTGGTGTTTCTGCACGGTGGACCCGGCGCCGGTGCCGGGCCTGCTGCTCGACGATTTTTTGATCCCAACCGTTACCGTATCTTGGTCTTTGACCAGCGCGGTTGTGGTCGCTCAACGCCCAACGGGCGTGTCGAGCACAATACCCTGACTGACTTGATCGCCGACTTGGAAACCATTCGCGAGCACCTGTGCGTCGATCGCTGGGTCCTGTTTGGTGGCTCTTGGGGTTCGACCTTGGCGCTGGCGTATGCTCAGGATTTTCCGGGCCGCGTTAAGGGGCTGATTTTGCGCGGGGTGTTTTTGGGCCGCCGCCAGGACTTGGAGTGGTTCATCGGACCCGATGGGGCAGCGCGTTTATTCCCTGACTACTATGCGGACTTCACCGCCGCGGTTGCGCCGCGGGTTGACTTGGCCGATGCCTTTTTCGAACGCATGTTCGGCGACAACGAGTTGCAAGCGCGCCAAGCCGCGAGCGCCTGGACCTATTGGGAGTCGCGCATCGCCACCTTGGTGCCGAACCCGTTTTTCACCAAGCGCTTCGCAGCCTCCAAAGGCGGTCAAACCATGGCCCGGATCGAGTGCCATTACTTCCGTGACGCCTGCGGCTTGAGTGGCCGCGCCATTTTGGACCGGGCCGATCGCCTGGCCGATATCCCGAGCATTATCGTCCAAGGCCGACAGGACGTGGTGTGCCCGCCGGATGGGGCCTATGCCTTGCACCGTGCATGGCCCAACTCGCAACTGCAGTTAATCCCCGGGGCCGCCCACAGTGCCTCGGAGGCACCCCTGGTCGATGCCCTCGTTCGCGCCACGGATCAATTCGCCCGGCTATGA
- the typA gene encoding translational GTPase TypA: MIENLRNIAIIAHVDHGKTTLVDKLLQASGTLERKDQDAERVMDSNDQEKERGITILAKNTGLRWGDYRINIVDTPGHADFGGEVERVLSMVDSVLLVVDAAEGPMPQTRFVTQKAFDQGLNPIVIINKVDRTGARPHWAVDQVFDLFDKLGATDEQLDFPIVFCSAINGLSGSDPDDLQESMEPILQAIVDNVKAPQVDSEGPFQMQISALDYSSYLGVIGVGRVTRGKLPANKPVIAINNDGKTRKGRVLKIFGFHGLTQVELNEAEAGDIVRVTGMEKLDISETLCDPDHVEQLPPLTVDEPTVSMTFQVNNSPFAGKDGKYLTSRNIKDRLEQELIHNVALRVEQGASPDQFEVAGRGELHLSVLIETLRREGFELAVSRPRVVVREIDGVKKEPWEQVVIDVEDQHQGAIMEEMGNRKAEMTNMVPDGRGRTRLEFLAPARGLIGFRSTFMTLTSGSGILTSVFDHYGERVEANIGNRTNGALVSMIQGSTTAYSLFNIQERGRLFLGHGADVYEGMVIGIHSRDNDLPVNPVKGKQLTNVRASGTDENLILVPPIKMSLEQAMEFIDDDELVEVTPNNIRIRKRHLSEAERKKAARGK, from the coding sequence GTGATCGAAAACCTACGTAACATCGCCATTATTGCCCACGTTGACCACGGTAAAACTACCTTGGTAGACAAGCTATTGCAGGCCTCAGGCACGCTGGAGCGTAAGGACCAGGACGCTGAGCGCGTCATGGATTCAAACGACCAGGAAAAAGAGCGCGGCATTACCATCTTGGCCAAGAACACCGGCCTGCGTTGGGGCGATTACCGCATCAACATCGTCGACACCCCCGGCCACGCTGACTTTGGCGGCGAAGTAGAGCGCGTACTGTCGATGGTCGACTCGGTATTGTTGGTGGTTGACGCAGCTGAAGGCCCGATGCCCCAGACGCGTTTCGTCACCCAGAAAGCATTCGACCAGGGCCTGAACCCGATCGTCATCATTAACAAGGTTGACCGCACCGGCGCACGCCCCCACTGGGCGGTCGACCAAGTCTTCGACTTGTTTGACAAGCTGGGCGCAACCGACGAACAACTGGATTTCCCGATCGTATTTTGTAGTGCGATTAACGGTCTGTCAGGCAGTGATCCGGACGACTTGCAAGAAAGCATGGAGCCGATCCTGCAGGCCATCGTCGACAACGTTAAGGCGCCCCAGGTCGATTCTGAAGGCCCCTTCCAAATGCAGATTTCGGCGTTGGACTACTCTAGCTATTTAGGCGTGATCGGTGTCGGCCGTGTCACCCGCGGTAAATTGCCCGCCAACAAGCCGGTGATCGCGATCAACAACGACGGCAAAACCCGCAAGGGCCGCGTCCTGAAGATCTTTGGTTTCCACGGTTTGACCCAGGTCGAACTCAACGAAGCGGAAGCGGGCGACATCGTACGTGTCACCGGCATGGAAAAGCTCGACATCTCCGAGACCCTGTGTGATCCGGATCACGTCGAGCAATTGCCGCCGCTGACCGTTGACGAGCCGACCGTGAGCATGACCTTCCAGGTCAACAACTCACCCTTCGCCGGCAAAGACGGCAAGTACCTGACCAGCCGAAACATTAAAGACCGCTTGGAGCAGGAACTGATCCACAACGTTGCGCTGCGCGTTGAGCAGGGCGCCAGCCCCGACCAGTTCGAAGTCGCCGGGCGTGGTGAATTGCACCTGTCAGTGCTGATTGAAACCCTGCGCCGCGAAGGCTTCGAGTTGGCCGTGTCGCGTCCGCGCGTGGTCGTCCGTGAAATCGACGGCGTTAAGAAAGAGCCCTGGGAACAGGTCGTGATCGATGTTGAAGACCAGCATCAGGGCGCGATCATGGAAGAAATGGGCAACCGTAAAGCCGAAATGACCAATATGGTACCGGACGGGCGTGGCCGCACGCGCTTGGAATTCCTGGCGCCGGCACGTGGATTGATCGGTTTCCGCTCAACCTTTATGACCCTGACCAGCGGCAGCGGCATTTTGACCAGCGTCTTCGATCATTACGGCGAGCGCGTTGAAGCCAACATCGGTAACCGCACGAACGGTGCCTTGGTGTCGATGATTCAAGGTTCGACCACGGCCTACAGCCTGTTTAACATCCAAGAGCGTGGCCGTTTGTTCTTGGGCCACGGTGCCGACGTCTACGAAGGCATGGTTATCGGTATTCACAGTCGTGACAACGACTTGCCGGTTAACCCCGTTAAAGGCAAGCAGCTGACTAACGTGCGTGCGTCCGGTACCGACGAAAACTTGATTTTGGTGCCGCCGATCAAGATGTCGTTGGAGCAGGCCATGGAATTTATCGACGATGATGAACTGGTTGAAGTGACGCCCAACAACATTCGTATTCGTAAGCGTCACCTGAGCGAAGCTGAACGTAAAAAGGCCGCACGAGGCAAGTAA
- the glnA gene encoding glutamate--ammonia ligase: MSQNTLKLIQESEAKWVDLRFTDPRGKEQHVTFPAGAIDEDFFEDGAMFDGSSIAGWKAINESDMILKPDDTKPFLDPFTDEITVILRCDIIEPTTMSGYERDPRSVARRAEEYLISTGIADTSYFGPEPEFFVFDDVKWKADISGAMYQFDSVEASWNSDTDYEDGNMGHRPGIKGGYFPVAPVDSFMDLRTAACEVLQDIGQIVELHHHEVATAGQNEIGVQFNTLTLKADEVQELKYVVHNVAHAYGKTSTFMPKPLVGDNGSGMHVHQSLAKDGVNIFAGDAYAGLSETALFYIGGIIKHARALNAFTNASTNSYKRLVPGFEAPVMLAYSARNRSASIRIPFVNNPKGKRVEVRFPDCTANPYLAFSAMLMAGLDGIQNKIHPGDSADKDLYDLPPEEAAAIPTVCSSLEQALEALDADRGFLKAGGVFTDDMIDGYIALKMEEVERLNSTTHPVEVGMYYSC; this comes from the coding sequence ATGTCACAGAACACGCTGAAGTTGATTCAGGAAAGCGAAGCCAAGTGGGTTGATTTGCGATTCACCGACCCGCGCGGTAAAGAACAACACGTTACATTCCCCGCCGGCGCAATCGACGAAGACTTCTTCGAAGACGGCGCGATGTTTGACGGCTCGTCAATCGCCGGCTGGAAGGCGATCAACGAATCAGACATGATTTTGAAGCCCGACGACACCAAACCCTTCCTGGACCCCTTCACTGACGAGATCACTGTGATCTTGCGTTGCGATATCATCGAGCCGACCACCATGTCTGGCTACGAGCGCGACCCGCGCAGCGTTGCTCGCCGCGCCGAAGAGTACCTGATCAGCACCGGCATCGCCGACACTTCCTACTTTGGCCCCGAGCCCGAGTTCTTTGTGTTTGACGACGTCAAATGGAAGGCCGACATCTCAGGCGCCATGTACCAGTTTGATTCAGTCGAAGCGTCATGGAATTCCGACACCGACTACGAAGACGGCAACATGGGTCACCGTCCCGGCATCAAAGGCGGCTACTTCCCCGTGGCACCGGTCGACAGCTTTATGGACCTGCGCACCGCGGCCTGTGAAGTCCTTCAAGACATCGGCCAAATCGTTGAGCTGCACCACCACGAAGTGGCGACTGCGGGCCAAAACGAAATCGGCGTTCAGTTCAACACGCTGACGCTGAAGGCGGACGAAGTCCAGGAACTGAAATACGTCGTTCATAATGTCGCGCACGCCTACGGCAAAACGTCGACCTTCATGCCCAAGCCCCTGGTTGGCGACAACGGATCGGGCATGCACGTGCACCAGTCACTGGCTAAAGATGGCGTTAACATCTTCGCCGGCGATGCCTACGCAGGCCTGTCTGAAACTGCCCTGTTCTACATCGGTGGCATCATCAAGCACGCCCGCGCACTGAACGCGTTCACCAACGCCTCGACCAACAGCTACAAGCGTTTGGTTCCGGGCTTCGAAGCCCCGGTGATGCTGGCTTACTCGGCCCGTAACCGTTCGGCGTCGATCCGCATCCCGTTCGTCAACAACCCTAAAGGCAAGCGTGTCGAAGTGCGTTTCCCCGATTGCACCGCCAACCCTTACCTGGCGTTCTCCGCCATGTTGATGGCCGGCCTTGACGGCATCCAAAACAAGATCCACCCCGGCGATTCGGCCGACAAAGACCTGTATGACCTGCCGCCCGAAGAAGCCGCAGCGATCCCCACGGTTTGCTCTAGCTTGGAACAAGCGCTGGAAGCACTGGACGCCGATCGCGGCTTCCTGAAAGCCGGTGGCGTCTTCACCGACGACATGATCGACGGCTACATCGCACTGAAAATGGAAGAAGTGGAGCGCTTGAACAGCACCACTCACCCCGTTGAAGTGGGCATGTACTACAGCTGCTAG
- the glnL gene encoding nitrogen regulation protein NR(II), protein MLSSTQSQSILESLSSAVLVIDSRLHVVFANNSAQQLLGKSERGLYEHSITDWLGRGLVRDLANTLSSGQGFTRRETPLTVDQRELAVDLSASRLSDSFGDHLLIELHWVDHLSKLRQETHLLAGEVGSRELARGLAHEIKNPLGGIRGAAQLLSRQLDDPGDQEYLTVIIDEVDRLTRLVDRLKGLQEKSECNDLNIHHLLERTRTLLESEYADIQIERDYDPSLPSIWGDSEQLMQAILNVAKNAAQALVENEVERPRLIFRTRISRQLVLGGTPHRLAIRISIIDNGPGINEGLRDTLFLPMVSGRAQGSGLGLAIAQQVLTRHQGLVEFESQPGNTCFSLTIPIEPRGDSNP, encoded by the coding sequence TTGCTCTCATCCACACAATCGCAGTCCATCCTGGAATCACTGTCCAGTGCCGTTTTGGTCATCGACTCGCGCCTGCACGTGGTCTTTGCCAACAACAGTGCCCAGCAACTGTTGGGCAAAAGTGAGCGCGGCCTCTACGAACACAGCATTACGGATTGGCTAGGCCGCGGCCTGGTCCGCGATCTAGCCAATACGTTAAGCAGCGGCCAGGGCTTTACCCGTCGCGAAACACCATTAACGGTTGACCAGCGCGAATTGGCGGTGGATTTAAGCGCCAGTCGTCTCAGCGATTCGTTCGGCGATCATTTGTTAATCGAACTGCATTGGGTTGACCACCTATCCAAGCTGCGTCAAGAAACCCACTTGCTGGCCGGCGAAGTCGGCTCGCGCGAATTGGCCCGCGGCTTGGCCCACGAGATCAAAAACCCGCTGGGTGGCATCCGCGGCGCGGCCCAGCTATTAAGCCGCCAGCTTGACGATCCGGGTGACCAAGAATACTTAACCGTAATTATCGACGAAGTGGACCGTCTGACGCGGCTGGTCGACCGGCTCAAGGGTCTGCAAGAAAAATCCGAGTGCAACGACCTCAACATCCACCACTTGCTGGAACGCACGCGCACTCTGCTCGAATCTGAATACGCCGACATCCAGATTGAACGTGATTATGACCCCAGCTTGCCCAGCATCTGGGGCGACTCCGAGCAACTCATGCAAGCTATTTTGAACGTCGCCAAAAACGCAGCACAGGCCCTAGTCGAAAACGAAGTTGAACGTCCTCGGCTGATTTTTCGAACGCGCATATCTCGGCAATTAGTATTGGGCGGAACCCCGCACCGACTGGCGATCCGCATCAGCATTATCGACAACGGGCCCGGTATCAATGAAGGCCTGCGCGACACCTTATTTCTGCCCATGGTCAGCGGCCGCGCCCAAGGCTCCGGGCTGGGCTTGGCCATTGCCCAACAAGTACTCACACGCCATCAGGGCCTGGTTGAATTTGAGTCACAACCAGGCAACACCTGTTTTTCGTTGACCATACCGATTGAACCACGAGGGGATTCCAACCCATGA
- the ntrC gene encoding nitrogen regulation protein NR(I): protein MSATIWVVDDDRSIRFVLERALAQQGYQVRAFENGGELLRALNDGTPALIMSDIRMPGIDGIELLGRIRNSQPELPVIIMTAHSDLDSAVNAYESGAFEYLPKPFDLDDAVALVERAMQAQAEAPTQAPPEDTQSSQLIGAAPAMQEVFRAIGRLSRSAVTVLINGESGSGKELVAKALHDHSPRADKPFVALNMAAIPKDLIESELFGHERGAFTGANSQRRGRFEQASGGTLFLDEIGDMPAETQTRLLRVLSNNEFYRVGGLTPIKVDTRVIAATHQNLEAMVADGRFREDLFHRLNVIRIQIPSLADRAEDVPELARHFLKRASQQLDVECKVLRPETEAILSAHAWPGNVRQLENLCSWLTVMASARDVHPVDLPSEFHQHDDASPARSMRWEASLASWAENALRDGGTEILQQALPEFERVMIQVALAHTGGRKREAADLLGWGRNTLTRKLQELGLDAA from the coding sequence ATGAGCGCAACCATCTGGGTGGTCGACGACGACCGATCAATCCGCTTTGTACTGGAGCGGGCGCTGGCCCAACAGGGCTATCAGGTCCGCGCCTTCGAAAACGGCGGGGAGCTATTACGTGCACTGAACGACGGCACCCCGGCACTCATTATGAGCGACATTCGGATGCCGGGCATCGATGGCATTGAACTGTTGGGACGCATCCGTAACAGCCAGCCTGAGCTGCCGGTGATCATCATGACCGCGCACAGCGACCTGGATTCGGCGGTCAACGCATACGAAAGCGGCGCCTTTGAGTATCTGCCCAAGCCGTTCGATTTGGACGATGCGGTGGCCCTGGTTGAACGCGCCATGCAGGCCCAGGCCGAGGCGCCGACCCAAGCGCCGCCAGAGGACACCCAATCGAGCCAATTGATCGGCGCAGCACCAGCCATGCAAGAGGTCTTCCGAGCCATTGGTCGACTGTCGCGCAGCGCCGTTACGGTGCTGATCAACGGCGAATCCGGCAGCGGTAAAGAGCTGGTCGCCAAGGCACTGCATGACCACAGCCCACGCGCCGACAAACCCTTTGTCGCGCTGAACATGGCGGCGATCCCCAAAGACTTGATCGAATCCGAGTTATTTGGCCACGAACGCGGTGCCTTTACCGGCGCCAACAGCCAGCGCCGTGGACGCTTTGAACAAGCCAGCGGTGGCACCTTATTTTTGGACGAGATCGGCGACATGCCGGCGGAAACCCAAACGCGGTTACTGCGCGTGCTGTCGAACAACGAGTTTTACCGAGTCGGCGGCCTGACACCGATCAAGGTCGACACCCGGGTTATCGCCGCAACCCATCAAAACTTGGAAGCCATGGTTGCCGACGGCCGCTTCCGCGAGGACTTGTTCCACCGCCTCAACGTGATTCGCATCCAAATCCCCTCCCTCGCCGACCGTGCCGAGGACGTGCCGGAACTGGCTCGTCACTTTTTAAAGCGCGCCAGCCAACAATTGGATGTGGAGTGCAAGGTGTTGCGCCCCGAAACCGAAGCGATATTGAGTGCCCATGCCTGGCCGGGTAACGTTCGCCAACTGGAAAATCTATGCAGCTGGCTGACCGTGATGGCCTCGGCGCGCGACGTCCATCCGGTCGATCTGCCGTCCGAATTTCATCAACACGACGACGCTAGCCCCGCCCGCTCCATGCGCTGGGAGGCGTCGCTCGCCAGCTGGGCGGAAAATGCCCTGCGCGACGGCGGAACCGAAATCTTGCAGCAGGCGCTGCCCGAATTTGAGCGCGTCATGATCCAAGTGGCCCTGGCGCACACCGGTGGCCGCAAACGTGAAGCGGCGGATTTGCTTGGCTGGGGCCGCAACACCCTGACCCGAAAATTGCAGGAACTGGGCCTGGACGCGGCGTGA
- a CDS encoding tRNA (cytidine(34)-2'-O)-methyltransferase, which produces MIHIVLFEPEIPPNTGNLIRLCANTGAHLHLIEPLGFSLEEKQLRRSGLDYHDMTRVHTYRDLPDFIARHPCTRLWVIETGGHQRYDQVTYQDGDGLVFGPETRGLKAAQLALLNSPVVSLPMTPNNRSLNLSNCASIVTFEAWRQLGFDGCA; this is translated from the coding sequence GTGATCCACATTGTTTTGTTCGAGCCGGAAATACCGCCCAACACCGGCAACTTGATTCGGCTGTGCGCCAACACCGGCGCGCACCTGCATTTGATCGAGCCGCTCGGATTTTCCCTCGAAGAAAAGCAGCTACGCCGCTCCGGGCTGGACTACCACGACATGACCCGCGTGCACACATACCGCGACTTACCGGACTTTATCGCTCGCCACCCGTGCACGCGCTTGTGGGTCATCGAGACCGGCGGCCACCAACGCTATGACCAGGTCACCTACCAGGACGGCGACGGGCTGGTATTTGGGCCGGAAACACGCGGGCTCAAAGCGGCCCAATTGGCGCTCTTGAATAGCCCAGTCGTGAGCCTGCCGATGACGCCGAATAACCGCAGCTTAAACCTGTCCAATTGCGCCAGCATCGTCACCTTTGAGGCCTGGCGACAACTGGGATTTGACGGATGCGCCTAA
- the secB gene encoding protein-export chaperone SecB: protein MSDPRFNIVRIYLKDLSFESPKAPEIFDAGFQPKLGLEMDSTSRQIKEGLYEVVLKMTVTVKNEEDVAFLAEIEQAGAFVAENIEPEQLERILGAVCPNILYPYAREAIDSVALKGTFPAPMLAPINFDAWYDQKVAAAAEAASATKN, encoded by the coding sequence ATGAGTGACCCACGTTTTAATATTGTACGTATCTACCTGAAAGACCTGTCGTTCGAGTCGCCCAAGGCACCGGAAATTTTTGACGCCGGCTTCCAGCCCAAGCTGGGCCTGGAAATGGACTCAACCAGCCGCCAGATCAAAGAAGGCCTGTACGAAGTCGTGCTGAAAATGACGGTCACGGTTAAGAACGAAGAAGACGTGGCATTTTTGGCTGAAATCGAACAGGCCGGTGCCTTTGTGGCCGAAAACATCGAGCCCGAGCAGCTGGAACGCATTTTGGGCGCAGTCTGCCCCAACATCCTGTACCCCTACGCACGTGAAGCGATCGATAGCGTTGCCCTCAAAGGCACCTTCCCCGCTCCGATGCTGGCACCGATTAACTTCGACGCATGGTACGACCAGAAAGTTGCAGCCGCCGCCGAAGCTGCGAGCGCTACCAAGAACTAA
- the grxC gene encoding glutaredoxin 3, whose amino-acid sequence MSSPVLMYTTAICPYCQMARRLFQEKGAKYTEIRVDQNPGKRTEMMQKSGRRTVPQIWIGDTHVGGFDEAYALERTGKLDALLKEQN is encoded by the coding sequence ATGAGCAGCCCAGTCCTGATGTACACCACGGCTATCTGTCCTTACTGCCAGATGGCCCGTCGCCTGTTCCAAGAGAAGGGCGCCAAATATACCGAAATACGAGTCGACCAAAATCCCGGTAAACGAACCGAGATGATGCAAAAAAGCGGCCGCCGTACGGTGCCGCAGATTTGGATTGGGGATACCCATGTGGGTGGCTTTGACGAAGCCTATGCGCTGGAGCGCACGGGCAAACTAGACGCTTTACTGAAGGAGCAAAATTAA
- a CDS encoding rhodanese-like domain-containing protein codes for MDQLIEFISNNYYLVGAWLVIFVGFMVNEKRRQGASVTPQQAVMRMNRDNALVIDVREAKDYKTGHVAGALNWPLAKLDSFLSEVPKYQARPLLVVCKVGSTASSAVKKLTDAGHPDVSRISGGMMDWTANSLPVKK; via the coding sequence ATGGACCAATTAATCGAATTTATCTCCAATAACTACTACCTCGTTGGCGCGTGGTTGGTGATTTTTGTGGGTTTCATGGTCAACGAAAAGCGCCGTCAGGGCGCGTCGGTGACGCCCCAGCAAGCGGTCATGCGCATGAACCGTGACAACGCCTTGGTGATCGATGTACGTGAAGCCAAGGATTACAAAACCGGTCACGTGGCGGGCGCATTAAATTGGCCGTTGGCTAAGTTGGACAGTTTCCTGTCCGAAGTGCCCAAATACCAGGCGCGGCCGCTGTTGGTGGTGTGCAAGGTGGGTTCAACCGCAAGTTCAGCGGTCAAGAAACTGACCGATGCCGGTCACCCGGATGTCTCGCGCATCAGCGGCGGCATGATGGACTGGACCGCGAATAGCTTGCCGGTCAAAAAATAG